A DNA window from Camelina sativa cultivar DH55 chromosome 13, Cs, whole genome shotgun sequence contains the following coding sequences:
- the LOC104735708 gene encoding WEB family protein At5g16730, chloroplastic isoform X1, translating into MASKTKTSLSETSTTTTTPGKSSPATPRVSKLTSTSRNAFNKSDTNNSNSPSTTTPHSRLSLDRSSPHSKSSTERRSPKVPTPPEKTQSRIVVKGSETQNRLSQIKEDLKKANERITSLEKEKSKALDELKEAKKEAEEAAVKLDDALKAQKHVEENSEIEKFQAVEAGIEAVQNSEEELKKELESLKNQHASDSAALVSIRQELEKINEELALANDAKTKALSQADDASKTADIHAEKVDILSSELTRLKALLDSTREKTAISGNEMVAKLEDEVVVLKRNLEKARGFEAEVQEKEMIIEKLNVDLEAAKMAESYARNLSDEWQSKAKEVEEQLVEANKLERSASVSLESVMKQLEGSNDKLHDMETEITELKEKIVTLESTIASQKEDLEESEQRLGSAEEEFSKVEREVESLKSELETMEEEKNRALKKEQDATSRVQRLSEEKSKLLSDLESSKEEEEKSKKAMESLASALHEVSSEGRELKEKLLSQGDHEYETQIDDLKLVIKATNEKYENMLDEARHEIDVLVSAVEQTKKHFESSKKDWEMKEANLVNYVKKMEEEVASMGKEMNRLDNLLKRTEEEADAAWKKEAQTKDSLKEVEEEVIYLQGTLGEAKAESMKLKENLLDKETEFQNVIHENEDLRAKEDVSLKKIEELSKLLEEATLAKKQPEEENGELSESEKDYDLLPKVVEFSSENGHRSVEEKSSKVEETLNHEASSQEQVSNGIGNGNSNGNGMEEKEVNGKPEAETEKKEKKQESPDDDKDDSVEVIFKMWESCQIEKKEAFPEKKSELESQEEEEDSSKIDASDKTSTENIDETGNALNTEDQLMMEKKIKKKKTLLGKVGNLLKKKAPVNQK; encoded by the exons ATGGCTTCCAAGACTAA AACTAGTTTGTCAGAaactagtactactactactacaccGGGGAAATCATCACCTGCAACTCCAAGAGTATCAAAATTGACTAGTACCAGCAGGAACGCATTCAATAAATCCGATACTAATAATAGTAATTCTCCATCTACTACTACTCCACATTCACGCCTTTCACTTGATCGCTCTTCCCCACATTCCAAGTCTTCTACTGAGCGACGCTCCCCAAAGGTTCCTACTCCTCCCGAG AAAACTCAATCGCGGATAGTGGTGAAAGGATCAGAAACGCAGAACCGGTTGAGTCAAATCAAGGAAGATTTGAAGAAAGCCAACGAGAGGATAACTTCATTGGAgaaggaaaaatccaaagcaCTTGATGAACTCAAAGAAGCTAAAAAAGAGGCTGAAGAAGCGGCTGTGAAGCTGGACGACGCTTTAAAAGCTCAGAAACATGTCGAGGAGAATTCTGAGATCGAGAAGTTTCAGGCTGTTGAGGCAGGGATCGAGGCTGTTCAGAACAGTgaagaagaattgaagaaggagctagagagtctcaagaaccagcATGCTTCCGATTCCGCTGCTCTTGTTTCGATTAGACAGGAGCTTGAGAAGATCAACGAAGAACTGGCTTTGGCCAATGATGCTAAGACTAAGGCCCTGAGCCAAGCTGATGATGCTAGTAAGACTGCTGATATCCATGCTGAGAAAGTTGACATCTTGTCTTCGGAGTTGACTCGGTTGAAAGCTTTGCTTGATTCAACCCGAGAAAAGACTGCTATTTCAGGGAACGAGATGGTTGCCAAGCTTGAAGACGAGGTTGtggttttgaaaagaaatcTTGAGAAAGCGAGAGGTTTCGAAGCAGAGGTTCAAGAAAAAGAGATGATCATCGAGAAGCTTAATGTTGATCTAGAAGCTGCTAAGATGGCAGAGTCTTATGCACGCAACTTGTCTGACGAGTGGCAGAGCAAAGCCAAAGAAGTGGAGGAACAGCTTGTAGAAGCTAACAAGTTGGAGAGATCTGCTTCTGTATCTTTGGAATCTGTGATGAAACAGCTTGAAGGAAGCAATGATAAATTGCATGACATGGAAACTGAAATCACTGAACTTAAGGAGAAGATCGTGACATTGGAGTCGACAATTGCTAGTCAGAAGGAGGATCTTGAGGAATCCGAGCAACGGTTGGGCAGTGCAGAAGAAGAATTCTCTAAAGTTGAAAGAGAAGTAGAGAGTTTGAAGAGTGAGCTTGAAActatggaggaggagaagaatcgGGCTTTAAAGAAGGAGCAAGATGCTACTTCCAGAGTTCAAAGGCTCTCGGAAGAGAAAAGTAAGCTCTTATCAGATCTAGAGAGCTcaaaagaggaagaggagaagagtaAGAAAGCAATGGAGAGTTTAGCTTCGGCGTTGCATGAAGTTTCAAGCGAAGGAAGGGAGTTGAAAGAGAAGTTGTTGAGTCAAGGCGATCACGAGTATGAAACACAAATAGATGACTTGAAGTTGGTGATTAAAGCAACCAACGAGAAGTACGAGAATATGCTTGATGAGGCAAGACATGAGATAGATGTTCTTGTTAGTGCAGTCGAACAAACTAAGAAACATTTTGAGAGCTCAAAGAAGGACTGGGAGATGAAagaagccaatttggtgaatTACGTgaagaaaatggaagaagaagttgCTTCGATGGGGAAAGAAATGAATAGGTTGGATAACTTGCTGAAGAGAACCGAGGAAGAAGCTGATGCAGCCTGGAAGAAAGAAGCTCAGACGAAAGACAGTTTaaaagaagtggaagaagaggtCATTTATCTTCAGGGAACTCTCGGGGAAGCAAAAGCTGAAAGCATGAAGCTAAAGGAGAATCTGTTGGATAAAGAAACTGAGTTTCAAAACGTCATCCACGAAAACGAGGATCTGAGAGCGAAGGAGGATGTTTCTCTGAAGAAGATCGAGGAGTTATCGAAGTTACTCGAGGAAGCAACATTGGCCAAGAAGCAACCGGAAGAAGAGAATGGTGAGCTCAGTGAGAGCGAAAAAGACTATGATTTGCTACCAAAAGTGGTTGAGTTTTCTTCTGAGAACGGTCATAGAAGTGTAGAAGAGAAATCATCTAAAGTAGAAGAAACCCTCAATCACGAAGCTTCTTCACAAGAGCAGGTCAGCAATGGCATTGGCAATGGAAACAGCAATGGCAACGGTATGGAGGAGAAAGAAGTGAATGGAAAACCCGAggcagaaacagagaagaaggagaagaaacaagaatcaCCAG ATGATGACAAAGATGATTCTGTTGAAGTTATATTCAAAATGTGGGAAAGTTGCCAAATCGAGAAGAAAGAAGCTTTCCCCGAAAAGAAATCAGAACTAGAGtctcaagaggaagaagaagattcaagcAAAATCGATGCAAGCGACAAAACCTCAACAGAGAACATCGATGAAACCGGAAACGCTTTAAATACAGAAGATCAGCtcatgatggagaagaagatcaagaagaagaagactttacTTGGTAAAGTTGGGAATCTTCTCAAGAAGAAAGCACCCGTAAACCAGAAATAA
- the LOC104735708 gene encoding WEB family protein At5g16730, chloroplastic isoform X2 → MASKTKTSLSETSTTTTTPGKSSPATPRVSKLTSTSRNAFNKSDTNNSNSPSTTTPHSRLSLDRSSPHSKSSTERRSPKVPTPPEKTQSRIVVKGSETQNRLSQIKEDLKKANERITSLEKEKSKALDELKEAKKEAEEAAVKLDDALKAQKHVEENSEIEKFQAVEAGIEAVQNSEEELKKELESLKNQHASDSAALVSIRQELEKINEELALANDAKTKALSQADDASKTADIHAEKVDILSSELTRLKALLDSTREKTAISGNEMVAKLEDEVVVLKRNLEKARGFEAEVQEKEMIIEKLNVDLEAAKMAESYARNLSDEWQSKAKEVEEQLVEANKLERSASVSLESVMKQLEGSNDKLHDMETEITELKEKIVTLESTIASQKEDLEESEQRLGSAEEEFSKVEREVESLKSELETMEEEKNRALKKEQDATSRVQRLSEEKSKLLSDLESSKEEEEKSKKAMESLASALHEVSSEGRELKEKLLSQGDHEYETQIDDLKLVIKATNEKYENMLDEARHEIDVLVSAVEQTKKHFESSKKDWEMKEANLVNYVKKMEEEVASMGKEMNRLDNLLKRTEEEADAAWKKEAQTKDSLKEVEEEVIYLQGTLGEAKAESMKLKENLLDKETEFQNVIHENEDLRAKEDVSLKKIEELSKLLEEATLAKKQPEEENGELSESEKDYDLLPKVVEFSSENGHRSVEEKSSKVEETLNHEASSQEQVSNGIGNGNSNGNGMEEKEVNGKPEAETEKKEKKQESPDDDKDDSVEVIFKMWESCQIEKKEAFPEKKSELESQEEEEDSSKIDESDKTSTENIDETGNALNTEDQLMMEKKIKKKKTLLGKVGNLLKKKAPVNQK, encoded by the exons ATGGCTTCCAAGACTAA AACTAGTTTGTCAGAaactagtactactactactacaccGGGGAAATCATCACCTGCAACTCCAAGAGTATCAAAATTGACTAGTACCAGCAGGAACGCATTCAATAAATCCGATACTAATAATAGTAATTCTCCATCTACTACTACTCCACATTCACGCCTTTCACTTGATCGCTCTTCCCCACATTCCAAGTCTTCTACTGAGCGACGCTCCCCAAAGGTTCCTACTCCTCCCGAG AAAACTCAATCGCGGATAGTGGTGAAAGGATCAGAAACGCAGAACCGGTTGAGTCAAATCAAGGAAGATTTGAAGAAAGCCAACGAGAGGATAACTTCATTGGAgaaggaaaaatccaaagcaCTTGATGAACTCAAAGAAGCTAAAAAAGAGGCTGAAGAAGCGGCTGTGAAGCTGGACGACGCTTTAAAAGCTCAGAAACATGTCGAGGAGAATTCTGAGATCGAGAAGTTTCAGGCTGTTGAGGCAGGGATCGAGGCTGTTCAGAACAGTgaagaagaattgaagaaggagctagagagtctcaagaaccagcATGCTTCCGATTCCGCTGCTCTTGTTTCGATTAGACAGGAGCTTGAGAAGATCAACGAAGAACTGGCTTTGGCCAATGATGCTAAGACTAAGGCCCTGAGCCAAGCTGATGATGCTAGTAAGACTGCTGATATCCATGCTGAGAAAGTTGACATCTTGTCTTCGGAGTTGACTCGGTTGAAAGCTTTGCTTGATTCAACCCGAGAAAAGACTGCTATTTCAGGGAACGAGATGGTTGCCAAGCTTGAAGACGAGGTTGtggttttgaaaagaaatcTTGAGAAAGCGAGAGGTTTCGAAGCAGAGGTTCAAGAAAAAGAGATGATCATCGAGAAGCTTAATGTTGATCTAGAAGCTGCTAAGATGGCAGAGTCTTATGCACGCAACTTGTCTGACGAGTGGCAGAGCAAAGCCAAAGAAGTGGAGGAACAGCTTGTAGAAGCTAACAAGTTGGAGAGATCTGCTTCTGTATCTTTGGAATCTGTGATGAAACAGCTTGAAGGAAGCAATGATAAATTGCATGACATGGAAACTGAAATCACTGAACTTAAGGAGAAGATCGTGACATTGGAGTCGACAATTGCTAGTCAGAAGGAGGATCTTGAGGAATCCGAGCAACGGTTGGGCAGTGCAGAAGAAGAATTCTCTAAAGTTGAAAGAGAAGTAGAGAGTTTGAAGAGTGAGCTTGAAActatggaggaggagaagaatcgGGCTTTAAAGAAGGAGCAAGATGCTACTTCCAGAGTTCAAAGGCTCTCGGAAGAGAAAAGTAAGCTCTTATCAGATCTAGAGAGCTcaaaagaggaagaggagaagagtaAGAAAGCAATGGAGAGTTTAGCTTCGGCGTTGCATGAAGTTTCAAGCGAAGGAAGGGAGTTGAAAGAGAAGTTGTTGAGTCAAGGCGATCACGAGTATGAAACACAAATAGATGACTTGAAGTTGGTGATTAAAGCAACCAACGAGAAGTACGAGAATATGCTTGATGAGGCAAGACATGAGATAGATGTTCTTGTTAGTGCAGTCGAACAAACTAAGAAACATTTTGAGAGCTCAAAGAAGGACTGGGAGATGAAagaagccaatttggtgaatTACGTgaagaaaatggaagaagaagttgCTTCGATGGGGAAAGAAATGAATAGGTTGGATAACTTGCTGAAGAGAACCGAGGAAGAAGCTGATGCAGCCTGGAAGAAAGAAGCTCAGACGAAAGACAGTTTaaaagaagtggaagaagaggtCATTTATCTTCAGGGAACTCTCGGGGAAGCAAAAGCTGAAAGCATGAAGCTAAAGGAGAATCTGTTGGATAAAGAAACTGAGTTTCAAAACGTCATCCACGAAAACGAGGATCTGAGAGCGAAGGAGGATGTTTCTCTGAAGAAGATCGAGGAGTTATCGAAGTTACTCGAGGAAGCAACATTGGCCAAGAAGCAACCGGAAGAAGAGAATGGTGAGCTCAGTGAGAGCGAAAAAGACTATGATTTGCTACCAAAAGTGGTTGAGTTTTCTTCTGAGAACGGTCATAGAAGTGTAGAAGAGAAATCATCTAAAGTAGAAGAAACCCTCAATCACGAAGCTTCTTCACAAGAGCAGGTCAGCAATGGCATTGGCAATGGAAACAGCAATGGCAACGGTATGGAGGAGAAAGAAGTGAATGGAAAACCCGAggcagaaacagagaagaaggagaagaaacaagaatcaCCAGATGATGACAAAGATGATTCTGTTGAAGTTATATTCAAAATGTGGGAAAGTTGCCAAATCGAGAAGAAAGAAGCTTTCCCCGAAAAGAAATCAGAACTAGAGtctcaagaggaagaagaagattcaagcAAAATCGATGAAAGCGACAAAACCTCAACAGAGAACATCGATGAAACCGGAAACGCTTTAAATACAGAAGATCAGCtcatgatggagaagaagatcaagaagaagaagactttacTTG GTAAAGTTGGGAATCTTCTCAAGAAGAAAGCACCCGTAAACCAGAAATAA
- the LOC104735708 gene encoding WEB family protein At5g16730, chloroplastic isoform X3, with protein sequence MASKTKTSLSETSTTTTTPGKSSPATPRVSKLTSTSRNAFNKSDTNNSNSPSTTTPHSRLSLDRSSPHSKSSTERRSPKVPTPPEKTQSRIVVKGSETQNRLSQIKEDLKKANERITSLEKEKSKALDELKEAKKEAEEAAVKLDDALKAQKHVEENSEIEKFQAVEAGIEAVQNSEEELKKELESLKNQHASDSAALVSIRQELEKINEELALANDAKTKALSQADDASKTADIHAEKVDILSSELTRLKALLDSTREKTAISGNEMVAKLEDEVVVLKRNLEKARGFEAEVQEKEMIIEKLNVDLEAAKMAESYARNLSDEWQSKAKEVEEQLVEANKLERSASVSLESVMKQLEGSNDKLHDMETEITELKEKIVTLESTIASQKEDLEESEQRLGSAEEEFSKVEREVESLKSELETMEEEKNRALKKEQDATSRVQRLSEEKSKLLSDLESSKEEEEKSKKAMESLASALHEVSSEGRELKEKLLSQGDHEYETQIDDLKLVIKATNEKYENMLDEARHEIDVLVSAVEQTKKHFESSKKDWEMKEANLVNYVKKMEEEVASMGKEMNRLDNLLKRTEEEADAAWKKEAQTKDSLKEVEEEVIYLQGTLGEAKAESMKLKENLLDKETEFQNVIHENEDLRAKEDVSLKKIEELSKLLEEATLAKKQPEEENGELSESEKDYDLLPKVVEFSSENGHRSVEEKSSKVEETLNHEASSQEQVSNGIGNGNSNGNGMEEKEVNGKPEAETEKKEKKQESPDDDKDDSVEVIFKMWESCQIEKKEAFPEKKSELESQEEEEDSSKIDESDKTSTENIDETGNALNTEDQLMMEKKIKKKKTLLGKVGNLLKKKAPVNQK encoded by the exons ATGGCTTCCAAGACTAA AACTAGTTTGTCAGAaactagtactactactactacaccGGGGAAATCATCACCTGCAACTCCAAGAGTATCAAAATTGACTAGTACCAGCAGGAACGCATTCAATAAATCCGATACTAATAATAGTAATTCTCCATCTACTACTACTCCACATTCACGCCTTTCACTTGATCGCTCTTCCCCACATTCCAAGTCTTCTACTGAGCGACGCTCCCCAAAGGTTCCTACTCCTCCCGAG AAAACTCAATCGCGGATAGTGGTGAAAGGATCAGAAACGCAGAACCGGTTGAGTCAAATCAAGGAAGATTTGAAGAAAGCCAACGAGAGGATAACTTCATTGGAgaaggaaaaatccaaagcaCTTGATGAACTCAAAGAAGCTAAAAAAGAGGCTGAAGAAGCGGCTGTGAAGCTGGACGACGCTTTAAAAGCTCAGAAACATGTCGAGGAGAATTCTGAGATCGAGAAGTTTCAGGCTGTTGAGGCAGGGATCGAGGCTGTTCAGAACAGTgaagaagaattgaagaaggagctagagagtctcaagaaccagcATGCTTCCGATTCCGCTGCTCTTGTTTCGATTAGACAGGAGCTTGAGAAGATCAACGAAGAACTGGCTTTGGCCAATGATGCTAAGACTAAGGCCCTGAGCCAAGCTGATGATGCTAGTAAGACTGCTGATATCCATGCTGAGAAAGTTGACATCTTGTCTTCGGAGTTGACTCGGTTGAAAGCTTTGCTTGATTCAACCCGAGAAAAGACTGCTATTTCAGGGAACGAGATGGTTGCCAAGCTTGAAGACGAGGTTGtggttttgaaaagaaatcTTGAGAAAGCGAGAGGTTTCGAAGCAGAGGTTCAAGAAAAAGAGATGATCATCGAGAAGCTTAATGTTGATCTAGAAGCTGCTAAGATGGCAGAGTCTTATGCACGCAACTTGTCTGACGAGTGGCAGAGCAAAGCCAAAGAAGTGGAGGAACAGCTTGTAGAAGCTAACAAGTTGGAGAGATCTGCTTCTGTATCTTTGGAATCTGTGATGAAACAGCTTGAAGGAAGCAATGATAAATTGCATGACATGGAAACTGAAATCACTGAACTTAAGGAGAAGATCGTGACATTGGAGTCGACAATTGCTAGTCAGAAGGAGGATCTTGAGGAATCCGAGCAACGGTTGGGCAGTGCAGAAGAAGAATTCTCTAAAGTTGAAAGAGAAGTAGAGAGTTTGAAGAGTGAGCTTGAAActatggaggaggagaagaatcgGGCTTTAAAGAAGGAGCAAGATGCTACTTCCAGAGTTCAAAGGCTCTCGGAAGAGAAAAGTAAGCTCTTATCAGATCTAGAGAGCTcaaaagaggaagaggagaagagtaAGAAAGCAATGGAGAGTTTAGCTTCGGCGTTGCATGAAGTTTCAAGCGAAGGAAGGGAGTTGAAAGAGAAGTTGTTGAGTCAAGGCGATCACGAGTATGAAACACAAATAGATGACTTGAAGTTGGTGATTAAAGCAACCAACGAGAAGTACGAGAATATGCTTGATGAGGCAAGACATGAGATAGATGTTCTTGTTAGTGCAGTCGAACAAACTAAGAAACATTTTGAGAGCTCAAAGAAGGACTGGGAGATGAAagaagccaatttggtgaatTACGTgaagaaaatggaagaagaagttgCTTCGATGGGGAAAGAAATGAATAGGTTGGATAACTTGCTGAAGAGAACCGAGGAAGAAGCTGATGCAGCCTGGAAGAAAGAAGCTCAGACGAAAGACAGTTTaaaagaagtggaagaagaggtCATTTATCTTCAGGGAACTCTCGGGGAAGCAAAAGCTGAAAGCATGAAGCTAAAGGAGAATCTGTTGGATAAAGAAACTGAGTTTCAAAACGTCATCCACGAAAACGAGGATCTGAGAGCGAAGGAGGATGTTTCTCTGAAGAAGATCGAGGAGTTATCGAAGTTACTCGAGGAAGCAACATTGGCCAAGAAGCAACCGGAAGAAGAGAATGGTGAGCTCAGTGAGAGCGAAAAAGACTATGATTTGCTACCAAAAGTGGTTGAGTTTTCTTCTGAGAACGGTCATAGAAGTGTAGAAGAGAAATCATCTAAAGTAGAAGAAACCCTCAATCACGAAGCTTCTTCACAAGAGCAGGTCAGCAATGGCATTGGCAATGGAAACAGCAATGGCAACGGTATGGAGGAGAAAGAAGTGAATGGAAAACCCGAggcagaaacagagaagaaggagaagaaacaagaatcaCCAGATGATGACAAAGATGATTCTGTTGAAGTTATATTCAAAATGTGGGAAAGTTGCCAAATCGAGAAGAAAGAAGCTTTCCCCGAAAAGAAATCAGAACTAGAGtctcaagaggaagaagaagattcaagcAAAATCGATGAAAGCGACAAAACCTCAACAGAGAAC ATCGATGAAACCGGAAACGCTTTAAATACAGAAGATCAGCtcatgatggagaagaagatcaagaagaagaagactttacTTGGTAAAGTTGGGAATCTTCTCAAGAAGAAAGCACCCGTAAACCAGAAATAA
- the LOC104735710 gene encoding vacuolar amino acid transporter 1-like: MPYAVESGGWISIFLLISFGILTTYTSHILGNCLRRNPKSKSYSDVGHSAFGRHGRLIASLFIYLEIFMALVSYTISLHDNISAAFPATFSHHSNGHFPAAKLTAVAVAIALPSLWIRDLSSISFLSSGGILMSAIIFGSVVYTAVFGGVIDDGRIPALRLGNIPTVSGIYLFGFGGHIVFPNLYTSMKDPSKFTKVRLICP; the protein is encoded by the coding sequence ATGCCATACGCCGTGGAAAGCGGCGGTTGGATCTCAATCTTCCTCCTCATATCATTCGGAATCCTCACCACTTACACTTCCCACATCCTCGGAAACTGTCTCCGCCGCAACCCCAAATCCAAATCCTACTCCGACGTAGGCCACTCAGCATTCGGTCGCCACGGCCGCCTCATCGCCTCCCTCTTCATCTACCTCGAAATCTTCATGGCCTTAGTTTCTTACACTATCTCCCTCCACGACAACATCTCCGCCGCTTTTCCCGCCACTTTTAGTCACCATAGCAACGGTCATTTCCCGGCTGCAAAGCTGACGGCTGTCGCGGTGGCTATCGCCTTGCCGAGCCTCTGGATTAGAGATTTATCTTcgatctcttttctttcttccgGTGGGATTCTTATGTCGGCTATTATATTTGGTTCGGTGGTTTACACTGCCGTGTTTGGAGGCGTTATTGATGATGGGAGGATTCCGGCGCTCCGGTTAGGGAATATTCCGACGGTTTCGGGAATCTATTTGTTCGGTTTCGGTGGACACATCGTGTTTCCTAATCTATACACTTCCATGAAAGATCCCTCCAAATTCACAAAGGTACGTTTGATATGTCCATGA